From the Brachyhypopomus gauderio isolate BG-103 chromosome 5, BGAUD_0.2, whole genome shotgun sequence genome, one window contains:
- the LOC143513744 gene encoding scavenger receptor cysteine-rich type 1 protein M130-like has protein sequence MRNAAVVCRELDCGEAVDVLGGSHLEPGSGPIWMDDVDCSGSESTLLDCRSSRNEFRGCHDKTAGVICSGVRLVGGSRCSGRVEVRHGKTWSTVCDADFDQQDVEVVCRELGCGLPVEVLGAAAFGRGEGQVWTEELQCRGNESEIYSCPTSSSLKHDCSHDNDVGLVCADSVRLVGGISPCAGRVEVLHRGQWGTVCDDNWDIEDAAVVCRELDCGEAVYVLGDSHFGPGSGPIWMDDVDCSGSDSTLKNCRSAGWGKHNCNPTTNAGVICSGVRLVGGSHCSGRVEVLHVKTWSTVCDADFDQQDAEVVCRELGCGLPVEVLGAVAFGRGEGQMWTEELQCRGNESDIYSCPTSPSLKHDCSHDNDVGLVCADSVRLVNGSSPCAGRVEVFHKGEWGTVCDDNWDMRDAAVVCRELDCGEAVDVLDDLHFGPGSGPIWMDGVDCSGSESTLKNCRSAGWGKHNCNQTKTAGVICSGVRLVDGPRCSGRVEVLHGKTWSTVCDADFDQQDAEVVCRELGCGHPVEVLGAAAFGRGEGQMWTEELQCRGNESEIYSCPTSSTLRNNCSHDNDVGLVCADIVRLLNGSSPCAGRVEVLHRGQWGTVCDDNWDMRDATVVCRELDCGEALDVLGDSYFGPGSGQIWMDDVDCSGSESTLMNCRSAEWGKHNCNQTKTAGVICSGVRLVGGSRCSGRVEVLHGKTWSTVCDADFDQQDAEVVCRELGCGLPVEVLGAAAFGRGEGQMWTEELQCRGNESDIYSCPKSTLRNNCSHNDNVGLVCAGSVRLAGGGSRCTGRLEVLHRGQWGTVCGHGLSPIAAGVICRELDCGEILGGGQPPPGSGPIWMSHVNCSGSESTLKHCGSLGWGEHSCSHANGDIELTCSGHRMPRLTDGPHLCSGRVEVFHGKTWSTVCDADFDQQDAEVVCRELGCGLPVEVLGAAAFGRGEGQMWTEELQCRGTESEISLCPTSSVKQNCSNYYDVGLICSGHTAARLVNGWDSCSGRVELQYLSDWGSVCGGSWNMRAASVLCGQMKCGSAVAVLGADWFGEGRDDIWADVFDCYGNETHLSECPISSWNRAACSHKQDVGVICNGSSQVFHEGRVRLSGGRECEGQVEVFFIQDWRRVLLDSWSVSEASVVCRQLGCGSVLNFSSSSPSSPEQHSHMCVMGFNCSGSEAHLGNCSSTKLHNLSCSSREQLYITCSAHSSIRLVGSGGDCAGRLEVFLSGSWGTVCDDSWDIEDAQVVCRQLQCGVALSVPVPAWFGPGTGPIQLNEVQCEGSETSLWNCSYQSGGEHDCRHKEDVGVVCSEYKEIRLTEGCEGNLEVFYNGSWGNVCVNGMNDETVSLVCRELNCGRTGRMSDARARVESAPNWLDQVKCRKHDSTLWHCPSEPWGQNNCYNYDVAHITCSGEQQHLPKHVECSSFPHQRCFSDHLPLRLRGAEGSCSGSLEVYHNTVWGSVCGDQWDIRDAEVVCRQLGCGKALRADGGAASGAGEGVMWLNRVKCRGDEIHLWDCSYSLKNHTDCSHKEDAGVTCADMYALSGITSKVTIIAVEKSEMTISSLTPSPPVAVAAPPVQLVLGVLLFLALVLVVGLVYQNRVLRKMLSKRRQKTPEVIYEEIDNRVLTKRTPISGQRERINSKVQHSGYEDVNDELLSAKSVNEEKTENYDDAVSSNGPTSDTRTENTLESYDDVIPGQSPDSVAQTDYVVETDDDAITLESNSHVTSEDYDDVMSPGQDSGGGPEDYDDVISPGQESGGGPDHDNNL, from the exons ATGAGAAATGctgctgtggtgtgtagagAGCTGGACTGTGGGGAGGCTGTAGATGTACTGGGTGGTTCTCACTTGGAACCAGGATCAGGACCAATCTGGATGGATGATGTGGACTGTAGTGGATCTGAGTCTACACTGTTGGACTGTAGATCAAGCAGAAATGAGTTTAGGGGCTGTCATGACAAAACTGCTGGAGTCATCTGCTCAG GAGTCAGATTGGTTGGAGGTTCTCGCTGCTCTGGGAGAGTGGAGGTGCGTCATGGGAAGACCTGGTCCACAGTGTGTGATGCTGACTTTGACCAGCAGGATGTAGAGGTTGTGTGTAGAGAGCTGGGCTGTGGGCTTCCTGTGGAGGTGCTGGGAGCAGCTGCAtttggcagaggggagggccagGTGTGGACAGAGGAGCTTCAGTGTAGAGGCAACGAGTCTGAGATTTACTCCTGTCCAACATCATCTTCTCTCAAACATGACTGTTCCCATGACAATGATGTGGGACTAGTGTGTGCTG ATAGCGTGAGGCTGGTGGGAGGTATCAGTCCCTGTGCTGGGAGAGTGGAGGTTCTCCATAGAGGACAGTGGGGAACAGTGTGTGATGATAACTGGGATATAGAAGATGCTGCAGTGGTGTGTAGAGAGCTGGACTGTGGGGAGGCTGTATATGTACTGGGTGATTCTCACTTTGGACCAGGATCAGGACCAATCTGGATGGATGATGTGGACTGTAGTGGATCTGATTCTACACTGAAGAATTGTAGATCAGCAGGGTGGGGTAAACATAACTGTAATCCAACTACAAATGCTGGAGTCATCTGCTCAG gagTCAGACTGGTTGGAGGTTCTCACTGCTCTGGGAGAGTGGAGGTTCTTCATGTGAAGACCTGGTCCACAGTGTGTGATGCTGACTTTGACCAgcaggatgcagaggttgtgtgTAGAGAGCTGGGCTGTGGGCTTCCTGTGGAGGTGCTGGGAGCAGTTGCTtttggcagaggggagggccagATGTGGACAGAGGAGCTTCAGTGTAGAGGCAACGAGTCTGACATTTACTCCTGTCCAACATCACCTTCTCTCAAACATGACTGTTCCCATGACAATGATGTGGGACTAGTGTGTGCTG ACAGTGTGAGGCTGGTGAATGGTAGTAGTCCCTGTGCTGGGAGAGTGGAGGTTTTCCATAAAGGAGAGTGGGGAACAGTGTGTGATGATAACTGGGACATGAGAGATGctgctgtggtgtgtagagAGCTGGACTGTGGGGAGGCTGTAGATGTACTGGATGATTTGCACTTTGGACCAGGATCAGGACCAATCTGGATGGATGGTGTGGACTGTAGTGGATCAGAGTCTACACTGAAGAACTGTAGATCAGCAGGGTGGGGTAAACATAACTGTAATCAAACTAAAACTGCTGGAGTCATCTGCTCAG gaGTCAGATTAGTTGATGGTCCTCGCTGCTCTGGGAGAGTGGAGGTGCTTCATGGGAAGACCTGGTCCACAGTGTGTGATGCTGACTTTGACCAgcaggatgcagaggttgtgtgTAGAGAGCTGGGCTGTGGGCATCCTGTGGAGGTGCTGGGAGCAGCTGCAtttggcagaggggagggccagATGTGGACAGAGGAGCTTCAGTGTAGAGGCAACGAGTCTGAGATTTACTCCTGTCCAACATCTTCTACACTCAGAAACAACTGTTCCCATGACAATGATGTGGGACTGGTGTGTGCTG ACATAGTGAGACTCTTAAATGGTAGCAGTCCCTGTGCTGGGAGAGTGGAGGTTCTCCATAGAGGACAGTGGGGAACAGTGTGTGATGATAACTGGGACATGAGAGAtgctacagtggtgtgtagagaGCTGGACTGTGGGGAGGCTTTAGATGTACTGGGTGATTCTTACTTTGGACCAGGATCAGGACAAATCTGGATGGATGATGTGGACTGTAGTGGATCAGAGTCTACACTGATGAACTGTAGATCAGCAGAGTGGGGTAAACATAACTGTAACCAGACTAAAACTGCTGGAGTCATCTGCTCAG GAGTCAGACTGGTTGGAGGTTCTCGCTGCTCTGGGAGAGTAGAGGTGCTTCATGGGAAGACCTGGTCCACAGTGTGTGATGCTGACTTTGACCAgcaggatgcagaggttgtgtgTAGAGAGCTGGGCTGTGGGCTTCCTGTGGAGGTGCTGGGAGCAGCTGCTtttggcagaggggagggccagATGTGGACAGAGGAGCTTCAGTGTAGAGGCAACGAGTCTGACATTTACTCCTGTCCAAAATCTACACTCAGAAACAACTGTTCCCATAATGATAATGTGGGTCTGGTGTGTGCTG GCAGTGTGAGGCTGGCAGGTGGTGGCAGTCGCTGTACTGGGAGACTGGAGGTTCTTCATAGAGGACAGTGGGGGACGGTGTGTGGGCATGGTCTAAGTCCAATAGCTGCAGGAGTGATATGTAGAGAGCTGGACTGTGGAGAGATACTGGGTGGTGGTCAACCCCCACCAGGATCAGGACCAATTTGGATGAGccatgtgaactgcagtggaTCTGAATCGACACTGAAACACTGTGGATCACTGGGCTGGGGTGAACATAGCTGCAGTCATGCTAATGGTGATATTGAATTAACCTGTTCAG GTCACAGAATGCCCAGACTTACAGACGGTCCTCATCTGTGTTCTGGGAGAGTGGAGGTGTTTCATGGGAAGACCTGGTCCACAGTGTGTGATGCTGACTTTGACCAgcaggatgcagaggttgtgtgTAGAGAGCTGGGCTGTGGGCTTCCTGTGGAGGTGCTGGGAGCAGCTGCTtttggcagaggggagggccagATGTGGACAGAGGAGCTTCAGTGTAGAGGAACTGAATCTGAGATTTCTCTTTGTCCAACATCTTCAGTCAAACAGAACTGCTCTAATTATTATGATGTGGGACTTATCTGTTCAG GTCACACAGCAGCACGTCTGGTGAACGGCTGGGACTCCTGTTCTGGTCGAGTGGAGCTCCAGTACCTCAGTGACTGGGGCTCAGTTTGTGGGGGAAGCTGGAATATGAGAGCTGCCAGTGTcctctgtggacagatgaagtGTGGGAGTGCTGTGGCTGTGTTGGGGGCAGACTggtttggggaggggagggacgACATCTGGGCTGATGTGTTTGATTGTTATGGGAACGAGACACACCTGTCAGAATGTCCCATCTCATCCTGGAATCGAGCAGCATGTTCTCATAAACAGGATGTTGGAGTCATCTGTAACG GTTCCTCTCAGGTCTTTCATGAGGGGCGAGTGCGGTTgtctggagggagggagtgtgaggggcaggtggaggttTTCTTCATCCAGGACTGGAGGAGAGTTCTCCTGGACTCCTGGAGTGTGTCTGAGGCCTCTGTGGTCTGCAGACAGCTGGGCTGTGGCTCTGTGCTgaacttctccagctcctctcCATCCAGTCCTGAACAACACAGCCacatgtgtgtgatggggttCAATTGTTCTGGGAGTGAAGCTCATCTGGGGAACTGCAGCAGTACAAAACTCCACAATCTCTCCTGCAGCTCCAGGGAACAGCTGTACATCACCTGCTCTG CCCACAGCTCTATCAGGCTGGTTGGTTCTGGTGGAGACTGTGCAGGGAGGCTGGAGGTTTTCCTCAGTGGTTCTTGGGGGACAGTGTGTGATGACTCATGGGATATTGAGGATGCCCAGGTGGTGTGCAGGCAGCTGCAGTGTGGAGTGGCCCTCAGTGTCCCGGTACCAGCCTGGTTTGGTCCTGGAACTGGACCCATACAGCTGAATGAGGtgcagtgtgaggggagtgagacgTCTCTGTGGAACTGCAGCTATCAGTCTGGGGGAGAACACGACTGCAGACACAAGGAGGACGTAGGGGTCGTGTGTTCAG AGTATAAAGAGATCAGACTCACTGAGGGGTGTGAGGGGAATCTGGAAGTGTTCTACAATGGATCCtgggggaatgtgtgtgtgaatgggatGAATGATGAAACAGTAAGTTTGGTCTGTCGAGAACTGAACTGTGGAAGAACAGGCAGGATGTCTGATGCCAGAGCAAGAGTGGAATCAGCTCCTAACTGGCTGGATCAGGTGAAATGTAGGAAACATGACTCCACTCTGTGGCACTGCCCATCTGAACCCTGGGGACAGAACAACTGTTATAATTATGACGTGGCTCACATTACCTGTTCAG GAGAGCAGCAACATTTACCTAAACATGTGGAATGCTCTTCATTTCCCCATCAGAGATGCTTTTCAG ATCACCTGCCTCTCAGGCTGAGGGGAGCAGAGGGAAGCTGCTCTGGGAGTCTGGAGGTTTACCATAACACTGTGTGGGGCTCCGTCTGTGGTGATCAGTGGGACATCAGGGATGCTGAGGTGGTCTGCAGACAGCTGGGCTGTGGGAAGGCACTGAGGGCTGATGGGGGTGCTGCCTCTGGTGCTGGTGAAGGGGTGATGTGGCTGAACAGAGTGAAGTGTAGAGGGGATGAGATTCACCTGTGGGACTGCAGTTATTCACTGAAGAACCACACCGACTGCTCCCACAAAGAGGACGCTGGAGTCACCTGTGCAG ACATGTATGCGCTCTCTGGTATTACAAGCAAAGTAACCATCATCGCAG TTGAAAAGTCAGAGATGACAATATCCAGTCTAACACCATCTCCACCAGTAGCCGTAGCTGCCCCCCCAGTCCAGCTGGTACTGGGAGTGCTGCTCTTCCTGGCCTTAGTGCTTGTTGTTGGGCTGGTTTACCAGAACAGAGTGCTCAGGAAAA TGCTCTCTAAGAGGAGACAGAAGACTCCTGAGGTAATCTATGAGGAAATCGACAACAGAGTCCTCACTAAAAGAACTCCTATCTCAGGTCAAAGGG AACGTATCAACTCAAAGGTTCAGCACTCTGGTTATGAAGATGTTAATGACGAGCTTCTCTCAG CAAAATCTGTCAATGAAGAAAAGACTGAAAATTATGATGATGCTGTCAGCAGCAATGGCCCAACAA GTGACACGAGGACAGAAAACACACTAGAGAGTTATGATGATGTCATACCTGGACAGTCACCTGATAGTGTAGCAC AGACAGATTATGTGGTAGAGACAGACGATGATGCCATAACTCTTGAATCAAACTCACATGTTACATCAG AGGactatgatgatgtcatgtcccCTGGACAAGACTCAGGAGGTGGTCCAG AAGACTATGATGATGTCATCTCCCCTGGACAAGAATCAGGAGGTGGTCCAG ACCATGATAATAACCTGTAA